The genomic interval ACAGAGGAGCAAAGAGACGCATGGCTTCAAAGTCAGCATCCTTGCCGGTCGCCGGCAAAGAAACCGAAATGGTGAAAGATTCCCCGCTCATCGATACGGTGAACGCGGCCGTAAAAAAGCTGCTTAGCCGCGGCAAGGAGCGCGGCTACGTCACCTACGACGAGTTGAACGCGGCCTTGCCGGCGGGCGAGGCGTCCTCCGAACAGATTGAAGATATCATGGCGATGATGTCGGAAATGGGCATCAACTTCGTCGAGAACGAGGACGGCGAAAACGCCGACGAGTCGGCGGACGATTCGAGCGAAGAGGAAAAAGAGGAAAAAGAAGAAAAGGGCGAAGACGGCGCCATCGCCGGTAATTACGACAACACCGAGCTCGGCCGGACGGACGACCCGGTTCGCATGTATTTGCGCGAGATGGGCAGCGTCGAATTGCTTTCCCGCGAAGGCGAAATCGCGATCGCCAAGCGGATCGAATCGGGCCGGAACAAGATGATCGGCGGCATCTGCGAAAGCCCGACCACGATCCGCTCGATCGTGGATTGGCGCAAGGGCCTGATGGAAGGCACCATCTTGCTTCGCGACATCATTGATCTCGACGCGACCTACGGCGGCACGGCCGCGGCGGCCGAGGGCGCCGCCGTCGAGGAAAACGACGAAGACGAGGAAGCCGCCGCGGAATCCCAGCCCGAAACCTATAAGGGGGCGGCCGACGGGAAGCCGCACGAGCGGGAGGAGACCGACGCCGACGGCGAGGAAAACCCGGTTTCCCTGGCCGTGATGGAAGAGGAATTGCTGCCGAAAATTCTCGACATTTTCGACGACATTTCCTCGACCTATAAGAAATTCCATCGCCTTCAGGAGAAGCGATTCGCCGCCTTCCAGAAGGCGGAGAAGACGACGTCCGCCCAGGAAAAACGCTACGAAAAACTCAAAACCGACCTTGTCGAGCTGATGGAGGGCGTTCACCTCAACAACGCCCGAATCGAGGATTTGGTTGACTATCTGAAGGTGCTGAACCGCCGCCTCGTCATGCTGGAGGGCCGGCTTTTGCGGCTTGCCATGCACTGCAAGGTGAAGCGCGAAGACTTTCTCGAACGCTATCTCGGTCTTGAGCTTGACCCCAACTGGTTGCGCCGGGCGGCGCGGCTGAAGGCGAAGGGCTGGAAGGAGTTCGCGAAGCGGCACGGGCCCGAGGTCAAGGACATTCGCACCGAGATCACCGAGATTTCGAAGGAGGCGGGGCTTCCCATCAGCGAATTCAAGCGCATCGTGCATACCGTCCAGACCGGCGAGCAGGAGGCGAACCAGGCGAAGAAGGAAATGATCGAGGCGAATTTGCGTCTCGTCATCTCGATCGCCAAGAAGTACACGAATCGCGGCCTGCAATTCCTCGACCTTATCCAGGAAGGCAACATCGGCCTGATGAAGGCGGTGGACAAGTTCGAGTACCGCCGCGGCTACAAGTTTTCGACTTATGCGACGTGGTGGATTCGCCAGGCGATCACCCGCTCGATCGCCGACCAGGCGCGCACGATCCGCATCCCCGTTCACATGATTGAGACGATCAACAAACTCGTTCGCACCTCGCGTCAGATACTGCACGAGATCGGCCGCGAGCCGACGCCCGAGGAGCTGGCGGAAAAACTCAGCATGCCGCTTGAGAAGGTGCGGAAGGTGTTGAAGATCGCGAAGGAGCCGATCAGCCTCGAAACCCCGATCGGTGACGAGGAGGACAGCCACTTGGGCGATTTCATCGAGGACAAGAACGCCGTCCAGCCGTTGGACGCTGCGATCCAGGGGAACCTGCGCGAGACGACGACGCGGGTGCTGGCCTCGCTGACGCCGCGCGAGGAGCGTGTGCTGCGCATGCGCTTCGGCATCGGCATGAACACCGACCACACGCTCGAAGAAGTCGGTCAGCAATTCACAGTGACCCGCGAGCGCATCCGTCAGATCGAGGCGAAGGCGCTCCGCAAGCTCAAGCACCCCTCGCGCTCGCGTAAGCTGCGCAGCTTCCTCGATACGTGATAGGGGTCTATCCGTGACCGGGCCCGTAGTTCAGCTGGTTAGAACCGGCCGCTCATAACGGTCATGTCGCAGGTTCGAGTCCTGCCGGGCCCACCATTTTACTCCCGCCGTAGACGCGTCCGGAACGTTCCGACGACGAGGGGGGCGGAGTTCAGAGATATGGGGCGGAGTTCAGAGATATAAAGACCCTGCAGAAATTCGCCACCACCCATGCCTCGTTCCACAATCACTTCAACCAAGCCCGCTACCTAAACCGCCGCAATATCTTCAAACAGAACAGCGCTACCGCGCTCGCCGAGTGGCGTCAATCACGAGCAGTGTGAGCCAAAGTGATGGCGGAGGATGGCTTGAATGCTTTTGCTTGTAATGGTAGCGTTCATGCCATGTTTGCCGTGGCACTCAAACACCTGTTTCTTGCTTTGGCCGTGCTCGCCTTCTTCGGCAGTGCGACGACGCAGGCGATGTTGTTTTCACATGCGATGGGCATGTCGTCGACCGCAGATGGTATGATGGTGGCAGGCGACTGCGACCAGATGGACATGATGGGATCCAAGAGCGCTATCAACAAGTCGATGCCGTGCAAGTCCATGAGCTTGGATTGCCTGCAACTGATAGCATGCTCCGGGTCCACAGTGAATCTTGCGGCAAACTCCTATGCGGTCTCCGAGCCTGTCGCATACGGCGCTGTGAACTATTGGCCCCCCTCTGTGATGGGAATGGGCTTTTCCGTCCCGCCTGACCCTTTCCCTCCCAAGACCCTTACCTAAAAGCCCGGCCGCGCGCCACGTGCGCGTGTGCCCATTCCGCTTCACGGATAACCGACACGCGTACGCGTTGTCTTCTCCGCGAGGGGATCACCAATGCTTGGGTTGTCGCCGCTCTCGAATGGAACGCCATAGAAAGGCTCCGTTGTGCGGCTCAGAGGGAAAATGTCGTGTCACTCAATCGTACAGCCCCGCTTGCGCGGGGAGCTATCGTCACGCTCTTGCTTGTCATTGCGGGCTCTCTTGCCCTTGGAGGCTGCAAGCCGTCGTCCGCGCCCAAATCCAGTTCCGAAGGCGCGAGCTACCAGTTCGAGCTTGTGGGCGCGCCGCAAAAAACCGCACCAGGAATACGCGTTGTGTCGGTGCGATTGGTGCACCTGCCCGACAAGAAGCCCGTGCCAGATGCCGTTATCTTCGAAACCAGGGCAGACATGGGCCCCGATGGCATGGTCGCGATGACCGCACCTGTCAGGGCGTTGCCTGAACCCGAGCCGGGCATTTACCCGTTCGAGATCGAATTCGGACCGGTGTGGAACCGACCGGGCGACTGGGCGCTCTTACTCGCCGCAAAAGTTCAAGGCGAGACGGAGACCGTCCGTGGCAGCGTGACCGTTAATCTCGAGCCGTGACATGTCTGGTCAATCGAACAAAACTTCCGCCGCGCAGACGCGCCGGCGAGTCTTGCAACGGGCTATGCTCCACTTCTCGGTGCGAAGCCTGGGCAAGCTCATCTGTAATATGCTGCTCGCTCTAACGGTGGCGTGTGGGACCGCTGTAACGGCAACGGCCAAGGACAATCTCTTTGCTGGCGCGCAGACTCTCGAGCTGGAGCAACTCATTGAGCTTGTGCAAGCGCGAAACGCGGATCTTGAAGCCGCACGCGCAGGGGCGGAGGAGGCAGCAACTCGCATCAAGTCTGCGGGAGCTCTCGAAGATCCCATGCTTAGCTACAAGCTCGCCCCGGCCACGATCGGCTCGCGAGAAATCGGTACAAGGCAAGGCGTCGAGGTTTCGCAGACTCTGCCGTGGCCGGGCACACTCCACGCGCGCGAAGCAAAGGCTAAGGCAGAAGCTGAGGCTGCACAGAACGACACAAGCATGCGCACACTCGAAGTGGTCTCCGATGCCAAAGCAGCCTTTGCTGAGTGGGTATTCATATACGCGGCGCTGAAGATCAACCGTCAGCACCAAATCCATCTCGGGGACCTGGAAGCGGCGGCGGAAAGAAGTTACGCAACCGGTGTCGGGCGCCAACAGGATGCGCTCAAGGCAAGCCTCGAGCTCGCCCGCGTGGAGAATGAGGCGCTTGGATTAGAGAGCCAGCGCCGCATGGTCCAGGCCCGGATTAATGCGCTATTGAACCGTGCTCCCGTTGCCGAGCTGCCCGAACCGACGCCTTTCCGTTTGCTCACACGACTTCCTCCGCTCGATCACCTCGGAACTATGGCGATGGCGCGCCATCCCGAGTTGAAGGGGCTTGAAGCCACGCTCGATTCGACCGAAGCGGTGGTCGCTTTGGCTAGGAAGGCGTTCTATCCAGATCTCAGTGTACAGGCTGGTTACGACGAGATGTGGGACGCCAAGGAAATGCGGCCGAGCGTTGGCATCTCGTTCAATGTGCCTCTCCATTGGGAGCGGCGCGAAGCAGAGCTTGCCAGTGCACGCGCCGCGCAACGACGTGCCGAATGGAAGGTTGCCGATCGACGCGCGACACTTCTGGCGGCCGTGGCTGAGGCCTATGCGAGTGTGGATCAGGCCGCGCGATCCATTGCTTTGTATAAGGAGAGGCTCCTGCCATTGGCGGACGCTGCCGTGTTGGCCGCGCTCGCCGATTACCGCCTGGGGACAGGCGGCTTTTCCTCGGTTATCGACGCGGAGCGCAGCAAGCTCGATCAGCAACTGAGCCTCGAGCGCGCCATAGCGGATCAATACCGGAGCCTCGCAGCCTTGGAGCAGGCGATCGGCGGACCGCTTGTCGAAGCGGACTCCGAGGTTGGTTCTCCTGCCAGTAATGGCGCAATCGACCATCGGGAGTATCGCCCATGACAATAACCTTGCGCGGCGGGCTTCGTCGTTTCCTACACTTGATTGCGGCTGGTTTAGCGATTGCTGCCGTTGGCGGCGCTCCTGTTATCGCCGGCGACAAGACGGAGAATCCTGCGCAACGGCAGGAGCGGGCACCACTCTATTACCAGCATCCTGACGGTAAGCCTGTTTATGCCCTGACGCCGAAGAAGGGCAAGGACGGGCGTGATTTCGTGCCAGTTTACGAGGACGAATCCACGTCGGCAGGACCGCCGGCGCAGCAATCCGCGACACCCTCGGCTGACAAGGGGCGGATTCTCTATTACCGCAATCCGATGGGTCTGCCGGACACCTCCCCCGTGCCGAAGAAAGACTCCATGAGCATGGACTACATCCCGGTCTACGAGAACGAAGTCGCTGAGGTGGGAATCGTTCGTGTTAGTCCCGGCAAGCTGCAGATGCTTGGGGTACGGACGGCGCCGGTTGAGATGCATAAAACCCTGGTGCGCAGCGTTCGTGCCACCGGGAGTGTGCAGCTTGACGAACGGACACTCGCCGTCGTCACCACAAAGATCGGCGGGTGGATCGAGTCGCTTCAGGTCTCTGCTGTGGGCGATGACATTCGGCGTGGTGATCCGCTTCTCCAGATCTACTCGCCTGAGCTTGTTGCCGCGGAGGAGGAATACCTCGTTGCGTCTCGACTGACAACGTCACACGGCGATGGGGCGCGTGGAAGCGCAGAAGCGCTGACGGCAGCAGCGGCGCAGCGCTTGCGGGCGTTCGGCGTGCCCGAGAACGAGATCGCACGTTTGAGGCAGACGGGAAAGGCCAGTCGTGCCATTACGGTGCGTGCGCCCATCAACGGCATCGTGGTTGAAAAGCCTGCCGTACAGGGCATGCGCGTCGAGTCGGACTCGGTTCTCTACCGATTGGCGGATCTCACGACCGTGTGGCTCGTCGCACAGGTTCAGGAGCGGGACCTCGGAAAAATTCAGAAAAGGCAGCGCGTGCGTGCGTCTTTCGTGGCGTTTCCCGAGCGCACCTTCGAGGGCATCGTCGACTTCGTCTATCCCACACTATCGGCGGAAACGCGAACGGCACGGGTTCGCCTCCTTATGCCTAATCCGGATCTCATGCTTCGCGAGAATATGTATGCAACGATCGAGATCGAAACACCTGTCACGTTAGGCAAGAGCCGAATGCTGATTGTACCAGACTCTGCTATCATCGACAGCGGCGCACACCAAATCGTTCTGATCGATCGTGGTGAAGGACGTTTCGAGCCAAGGGCTGTTCGTCTTGGTGCTCGTGGTGATGGCAACAGGGAGGTGCTCGAGGGACTGAAAGAGGGCCAGCGTGTCGTCGTTGGTGCGAACTTCCTGATCGACTCGGAAAGCAATCTCCGGGCGGCACTGCAGAGCTTCATGCCCACGACAGGAAACCCCCAATGATCGCGCGCGTTATCGAGCTCTCTGTCCGCAATCCGGTTTTGATTGCATTGGGAACACTCGCAATACTGGCCGCTGGCCTTTGGGCACTCCTCAACACGCCGCTCGATGCCATTCCGGACCTCTCCGACACTCAGGTTATCGTCTACACCGAATATCCTGGTCAGGCGCCCCAGGTGGTCGAGGATCAGGTCACCTATCCCCTGACGACGGCGCTCCTTGCGGTGCCGCGCTCGAAGGTCGTGCGTGGCTTCTCGAATTTCGGCGTATCGTTCGTCTACGTCGTGTTTGAAGACGGCACCGATCTCTACTGGGCACGCAGCCGCGTGCTCGAATATCTCAACTTCGCCCAGAAACGCCTACCAAGCGGCGTCACGCCGTCGCTCGGTCCGGACGCGACAGGCGTGGGCTGGGTTTATCAATATATCGTGCAGGGCGTGAACCACTCGCTCGCCGAGCTGCGTAGCCTCCAGGACTGGCTCATTCGCTACCATCTCACCAAAGCGAGCGGCGTTGCCGAGGTGGCCTCGGTCGGGGGCTTCGAGAAGCAGTATCAGGTGATCGTCGATCCCCGGAAGTTGCAGGCCTATAGCATTCCCCTGTCGCAAGTGACCGACGCCGTGCGGATGAGTAACCGCGATGTTGGTGGCCGCACCCTCGAGATGACCGAGACCGAGTATATGGTGCGCGGCCGCGGCTATCTGCGCGGGATTGATGACATTGAGCAGATTATGCTCAAGGCTGATCCGGCTAGTGGCACGCCGGTGCTGCTTAAGGATGTTGCCCGCGTCGAGCTTGGCCCGGATGAGCGGCGCGGCATCACGGAGTTCAATGGCGAGGGCGAAGCAGTCGGCGGCATTGTTGTGAAGCGCAATGGGGCCGACGCGCTGACTACCATCCGGAGCGTGAAGGAGACGATCAGAGATCTGCAGTCGAGCCTGCCCCAGGGTGTCTCCATAGAACCGGTCTATGATCGATCCGAGCTCATTGGGCGGGCAATCGCCACGCTCAAGCGAACCCTCGTAGAAGAGAGCCTTATCATCGCCCTTGTCTGTGTGATTTTCCTTTTCCATGTCCGGAGTGCGCTGGTGGCGATCTTGACCCTGCTGCTCGGAGTCCTGATCACCTTCACCGCTATGCACCTCCTCGGCATCAGCTCGAATATCATGAGCCTCGGCGGCATCGCGATCGCGCTCGGCGCAATGGTCGATGCGAGCATCGTCATGATCGAGAATGCGCATAAACATCTCGAACGCTTAGCGCCCGGCGCCTCACGCCGTGCCGCGCTCCTCAGGGCAGCCAAGGAGGTGGGGCCTTCTCTGTTCTTCAGTCTGCTCGTGATCACCGTTTCCTTCCTGCCGGTCTTTGCGCTTGAAGCGCAGGAGGGCCGCCTCTTCAAGCCGCTCGCCTACACCAAGACCTTTGCCATGGCGGGCGGAGCACTACTCTCGGTGATGCTCGTGCCAGTACTCATGGTGGCCTTCATCCGTGGGCATATCCTTCCGGAAGAGAAGAACCCGCTCAACCGGATCCTCATCCGGCTCTATCGGCCGCTCATCGCCCGCGTTCTGCAAGCGCCGCGCGCCACCGTCGTTCTGGCTGTTATCGTTCTCCTCCTCACGGTTCTTCCGGTCATGCGCCTCGGCAGCGAATTCATGCCGAATCTGAATGAGGGGACGTTGCTTTACATGCCGGTGACACCTCCGGGAATCTCCATCACAAAAGTTGCGGGACTTCTGCAGACCCAGGATCGCATTATCAAATCCTTCCCCGAGGTTCAGTCGGTCTTCGGTAAGGCGGGTCGTGCTGCGACGGCCACCGATCCAGCGCCGACCGAGATGATAGAAACGGTCATCAGCCTGAAGCCGGAGAGCGAATGGCGCTCCGGCATGACCCTCGATAAACTGATTGTCGAAATGGATGACGCGCTCCGCCTTCCCGGCGTGAGCAATGCCTGGACCATGCCGATCAAGGCACGCATCGACATGCTCTCGACTGGGATACGCACACCGGTCGGTGTCAAGGTGTTCGGCCCGGATCTCAAGGAACTTGAGCGGCTTTCGACGGAGATTGAACATGTCGTGCAGGCGGTGCCCGGGACGACGAGTGCCTATGCGGAGCGACTCGGCGGTGGTTTCTACCTCGAGATTGCACCAGACCGCGCGGCGTTGGCCCGCTACGGGCTCTCCATGGACGAAGTCCAGAACGTCATTGCGACCGCGCTCGGCGGAGAGTCACTCACCACGACGGTCGAAGGGCGGGAGCGCTACAGCGTGATGGTGCGTTACCCTCGCGATTTCCGGAATGACCCCGAAGCGATCGCAAGCCAGGTGCTTGTGCCCACCACGGGCGGTGCGATGATTTCCCTTGGCCAAGTCGCAGCGATCCGTCTCACTCAGGGTCCCCCGAACATCCGCACCGAGAATGCCCAGCTCGTCGCCTATATCTATGTTGATATGCGTGGCCGGGATATCGGCGGCTTCGTTGCCGATGCCGCCCGAGCAGTCCAGGGAGAAATCAAACTTCCGCCAGGCTATCGCGTCCAATGGAGCGGCCAGTTCGAGTATCTCGAGCGGGCAAAGGCGCGGCTTGCAATCGTCGTTCCGGTCACCTTAGCCATCATCTTTCTTCTGCTCTATCTCAATTTCCGCCGGATGACTGAGGCGCTGATCGTCATGCTTTCCGTGCCATTCGCGCTCGTGGGGGGCGCTTGGCTCATGTGGCTTCTCGGATACAATCTGAGTGTCGCAGTTGCAGTCGGGTTCATCGCGCTTGCCGGTGTTGCCGCAGAAACGGGCGTGGTGATGCTGATCTATCTCACCCACGCGCTTGATGAGGTTAAGGAGCGGTGTGAAAGGGAGGATCGGCCCTTTGGTCCAGCTGACCTTAAGGAAGCGATCATCGTGGGTGCCGTCGAACGCGTCCGGCCGAAAATGATGACCGTGACCGCAATCATGGCGGGACTTCTTCCCATTCTATGGAACCATGGCACGGGTTCAGAAGTCATGCGCCGCATTGCCGTTCCGATGATCGGTGGCATGGTTTCTTCGACCGTGCTAACGCTGCTCGTGATCCCGGCGATCTACGCGCTTGTAAAGCGCAGACAAACGGTGACGGTAGCGTACAATAAAACACTTGAATCTTCTCAGGGCAAGCAACGAGTGGGTCAGGAAGTCAAAGAGGATGTGTCTGTCGATTCGTAGAATTGGATTTCAAACCAACGCATCACTGGAGGCGCGGCGCGCTGGACGTGCATTCAGCTTACTTTGTTCGTCATCTCGTGTGTGCTAGTTGGGGGCCCGATGGGTGTATAGCGAATCGATACTCACCCTGTACCTTCTGAAAATTCCATCCGCCACTGAAATCTCTGTGGTTCGGGATTTCGATGATGGTTGTATTTTGAGGGCGGACTGCGTTCGCGCAGCTGGGTCAGCCATTTTTTCAAGGGGCTAGGCCCTAAAGCGACGGGTAATGATGATCGAACTTGTCGCCCAGGCGCTGACCGAAAAGGCCGGTCGAGGCTTGGCCGGCAGCATCTATATGGATCAGAACGTTCGCTACAAGCAGCCCGCCGAGAGCGACGGGCATCAACAGATTGCGCCAGTTGCGACCGAATACGATCTCGCGCAGGACGACGAGGAACGAAAGGTCGAGTGCCGCGGTGAGGCCGGGGCCGATGAGGGCCGAGGTAGCCATGGCAGCACGGCCAAGAACCCAGGTTCCGAATAGAACGATCAAGGGCAAGCCCTGAAGCGGCATGCGGCCCGTCCAATTAGGGATCGCCGTAAGCAGGAAGCCGGCGATGACTCCGGCGGCAAAGCCGAAGATCATTTCATGGGCATGCCAGGCGGCCGGGCTGAAGGCGGGCGGCATCGGAACCGCGCCCGACATGACCGCAAGCCAGAACGCGACGCCGATGAATCCCTAGAAGCCAGCGCCCAGAAAGAACGGGCGGAAGCCCTGGCAAAAAAGTGCCGGTCCGGCGAAGGGGCGATGGCGAGGTGTTCCGGCGCCTTGCGTGCTCATCGCGGTTCCGGACATCGCCAGAATAACCGGGCAGAAAGTTCGTATGTTCCAGCGCGGCGATGAAAATGTAGGATGCGGCGATTCAAGGCACAGCTTTCAGCGCGGCAATTTCTTTCAATCCACGGCTCCATCTGCAATCCGTTTAACCTCCAGCGCCATTTGAGCCCCCGGCGCATACGCAGAATCTTCCGTAACGATGCGATGGCGGAGTGGCAAGCTATTCCGTCAGCTATCCCGGCCATCGATCAACGGTGTCGGTTTCGCGAAGGTTTCCAGTTCGGCGAGCTTGCTCAACCGGATATCGGCGCCGACGACGGATACGCCATAGGGCTTCAGCGTCCCGAATGCGCGGGAAAGGTTTTCCGGGGTCATCCCGAGCAGAGCGGCAAGCGTCCTTTTGTCGATGGCGAGCGTCAGCGCGCCGGTCGCGCCCTGCGCGGAATGCGCGCTCAACAGGTAGTTCGCTAACCGTTCGACAGACGTGCGAAGTTTCTGGTTCTTCAGTGTCCGGACCAAAGACCGGTAGGCGGTCGCCTGCTCATGGACCATCGATCGCGCAAAACCGGGATCTCGCTCGAACATGACCCGAATGTCTTTCGAGGGGATCAATAGAAGACGTGACCTTTCGGTCGTTCGGGCCGACATCAGATAGGGGGCGTCCTTCAGGGTCGCGGCCGCGATAAACGTGGAAACCGGTTGTATGAGTTCGATGGTCGATCTTCGCTCCTTGGTCTCCGCGAACATCTCTACGCAGCCTTCGACAATAACATAGAGAAAATCGGCGGGTTCCCCTTCCCCGATGAGTTGCACATGCGGCGGGAAACGCTGGAGATAGGCGGCCTGCATAAGCTCGACAAAATTGGCCGCGGCCATCTCGACGAAGAGCGGCAGGTCGCGAACGGCTTCAATGTCTACGCTGGGCATACCAATTATGTTCGGGTTCTCGACGCCGAAGGACATTCCCATCATCAATTGATAAATGTCAAGCAAGCGGTTGCGGCTGGGCGCTTCCAGAATTGACATTTTATTTTTACTGTATGACATCTTGGGATGTTTGATTTTTTTCTTTCCATAACCAATAAAAACCGGGGAAGTATTATTTAAACGAGGAATAAAACGTAATAAATTTTCGTGGTTGTTCTACAGGCCCGGCGATCCGATCGGGGTTGGGGAGAATTCCACGTGCATCAGCTTGAAGGCGTTTCCGCTAGCAAACAAAACCGCATGCTCGCGATGAGTACGGTCGCGTTCACGGTGTGTTTCGCGGTCTGGACCATATTCTCGATCCTCGGCGTGCAGATCAAAGAGGAGATGGGTCTCAGCGACACCCAGTTCGGGCTGCTCGTCGGCACCCCGATTCTCACCGGATCGCTGAGCAGGATTTTTCTCGGCATCTGGTCCGACCAGTATGGTGGCCGGATCGTCTATTGCCTGGTCATGATTCTGGCGGCTCTGGCGACCTTCCTGCTGTCGCACGCGACTTCCTACGAAACGATGCTGCTCGCAGCGCTTGGCGTCGGGCTTGCCGGCGGCGCCTTCGCAGTCGGCATCACCTATGTGTCCAAGTGGTACCCCAGGGAAAAACAGGGCACCGCGCTTGGCATATTCGGCGTCGGCAATGTCGGCGCTGCGGTGACCAAATTTCTCGCTCCCTTCGTGATGGTAGCCTTCGGCTGGCCGATGGTGGCCCAAATCTGGGGGGCCGCGCTGGTTCTCATGGCGGTGGTTTTCTGGTTTACGACCGATGACGATCCCGAACTAAAGGAGAGGCGGGCGAAGGGCATGAAGCCGCGTAGCATGCGGCTCGAACTCGCGCCGCTCAAGAATCTGCAGGTCTGGCGTTTCTCGCTCTATTATTTCTTCGTCTTCGGGGCGTTTGTCGCTCTGGCGCTCTGGCTGCCGCGTTATTTGGTCGGTGTCTACGGGCTGGATATCAAGACCGCGGGCATGCTCGCTGTTTTCTACTCAGTTCCGGCAAGTCTGTTCCGCGCCTATGGCGGCCATCTTTCCGATCGCTATGGCGCCCGGACGATCATGTACTGGACCTTCGGGGTCTCGGTCCTTTGCACCTTCATGCTCTCTTATCCGAACACGGATTACGTGATTCACGGCATCCGAGGGCCAATCGCATTTTCAACCAGCATGGGGCTGGTGCCGTTCGTCATGATCATTTTCGTGCTCGGCTTCTTCATGTCGCTCGGTAAGGCGGCAGTCTATAAGCACATCCCCGTCTATTACCCCAATCATGTGGGTTCCGTCGGCGGGCTGGTCGGCATGATCGGCGGTCTTGGCGGATTCGTGCTGCCGATCGCCTTTGGTGTCATGAACGATCTTACCGGCGTG from Pseudomonadota bacterium carries:
- a CDS encoding cyclic nucleotide-binding domain-containing protein, with product MSILEAPSRNRLLDIYQLMMGMSFGVENPNIIGMPSVDIEAVRDLPLFVEMAAANFVELMQAAYLQRFPPHVQLIGEGEPADFLYVIVEGCVEMFAETKERRSTIELIQPVSTFIAAATLKDAPYLMSARTTERSRLLLIPSKDIRVMFERDPGFARSMVHEQATAYRSLVRTLKNQKLRTSVERLANYLLSAHSAQGATGALTLAIDKRTLAALLGMTPENLSRAFGTLKPYGVSVVGADIRLSKLAELETFAKPTPLIDGRDS